The DNA window ATATTCCCATGCATCTCTAAAATAACAAGAGCTAATTGACAACAAATTTGTAGGCGAAAAAAAATCCAATATTGACTTGAGCATGGCAACTGAAGTGGGGAAACTCGGGTTGTAGAACATCCAAAATAACATTGCATAGCATCCGACTTGCTTTAGACAAATAGAAACTTAAACGACAAGATTATCTTTGATCTTCTCAGACAGTCACCACGCCAAATAAATATGTGAGCAATGATTTTTTCCTATTCGGGACGCTTTATACATGGTTTCGAGTCCATACCCCGTTGAGATGGGCACACCATGTGCTCTCTAGTCTCTGCTGACGCTTCATAtatgtataaaatgataaactCTGATCTCATATTCTCACTACATGTACATAGTacttattaaaaataaagtaattaattGGTCCTTAAATATTTGAATGTTGGTGGACAGTAAAAAGGAACGACAATGCCATTTCCAAAGCCTCAAATTATACGTGAATTATTGGGATAAAAGCGTGTTTCTGGGCCCAACCAGTTCACCTAAACACCTCTATTCCAACGTAATCAAGTGTGAATGCGTTTTGTGCTAAAGACTTGACTCTCTTTTTACACAAGAACAATTATGCCATTGACATGTAAAGGCTTTCTATGTCTCTATTCTCTTTGATTAGTACATAtatatttgtagttcattaagAACTTTTTAGATACATCACTTTAATATTGAAATTAGTTTTTAGAAGCTGTAATTAGTTATGGAAAATTGATTTGAATGAATAATGCTTAACTTAATCATAGATGCCGACGACGAATTGGAGGAGGGCGGTGGACAAAGTATGAAGGAAAGGGGCTTTCGGCAAAGAAAAAGACTTGAGTTACTAATTATACCACTATTAGTGATTTAATACCCATTTAAGTATATTTATTTCTCTAATCCCTTTTTAAAATGAAAGAACTGTTTTTGTTGGTTTGCTTCCAATTGCGGTTGATGACAAGGGCCACCTTTATTAGCAGTTTagattctttatttttatccaaCTTAAATATTTGGTTATACATATTTCGTTTTGTcgtgtaatttaattttatcattaattATGTGCCTCATGCATTATACAATAAGATGTTACTCCCTCCATGCGATAAGAGTGCAATATTAGGGATGACCAAGATATTAATAAAATGTTATGTAGTAGTATTCTGCAAGTGAGTTTCACATGTTGATGCAACTTGGGTTTGTTTTAGATTGCCTTTGATTGAGAGGTTACTCTTTGAAAAATTCATAACCTATTTGAGAAATGTTTGATAAAATAAGCTCCTAcacagaaaataaaaacaatcatatatatatactacaaTATAGTAGTTTATTTCTCATTAATTTTCTCTCTGACTCACAATTTATCTCTAACTTAATTATAAGCTAAACTATCCAATTTCATGATAATTTACTCTTAAGATATTTTACAAGTATTTAAAACATCTTATAAGCAGTTGGTGCACAAaaacttttttaaaatgaaCTTGTTGAGACACCATGGATAAAATTCATAAGCGTAATATATGAAACAAAAAGGAGAAACAACAACCACCAACTTCATCAACAACGAATTGGAGGAAATTCTAAAATCACAACAAACCACAGTGAGAAGAAGTGAAGTGAGCTAGGGTCACCTTTGTAGTCGACAATTGATATAATGTGTTGGTTCTTCTATGACTCCGTGGCCGTTTCCTAACTCGTACTAGTATTTCTTCACAAATTTGTCCAGATGAAAAAGGAAAGTCCGGACATATATTAGTGCATTGCATTCACAAGGCCATGCACACAGACATTCCTATTATGGAAAGTAAGTTAACCTTAAAATAAATGTACTCCATTAGACAAATGTTCATGTAGGGATGTAATGAATGTTTAAAACATGAGATCATTAATAAACAAAAGTTCAAACATGGTATGCTAGTAATTAATTTTAGGCTGGGGTGAGATAATATGAAATTTGATGTTGGTAGAGTGGAAGTACTGtggggaaaaagaaaaagaaaaagaaaaagaaaagagagggaCCGTCAAAGATAGGGTAATGTAATGACTATAGAGTTTGTTAGTATGCTATCTTTTAGGGGCtgtgaaaatgatattttaagGAAAGGGTACTAAAAGAAGTTAAAACATGAAAGGAAAAGTAGAGATTGGAGGACAGGAGGAAAAATTCAAAAGCAGGGGGGTGATGGGTTGCCAGGTAGTTTTTTCTCATCTCTTCAACTGTTTAATCATCAAAGTGTTTTTTCTCTTTTGGGATATTGCAAAGTTTTGAGAATTCTCCTTCATGCTATGGACCCCATCTCCTAAttctagtagtagtagtattaggtggtgttcgatttcctggataaaataataccaagatataatctaggattgggttgtgagattattttagtcatagggggttaactatgactaattatccatgattatccatctaggattgagtcgGGGActaaatctcatgaaccaaacacactactaatttaatccggagatacaatcttgcgaaccgaacacccccttagTCTATTATTATGTAATGGCCTAAGTccataaactaaataaattgaTTTGTATCTGGAGTTCGATGCATCATACATGCTTCAACCGTTAAAGAACGACAAGCTAACGACGAGCAACACATTCCACACAAACAACAACGAAACCTAGAGCAAAAAGAGCCATTACTCAATGAACCCTTTAATTATACACATGGTGAAAGCATGCAATTGATCATATTTTGTTcgagtaaaaaaattataagagGGGCCTTCATGTAGGCTATTTAGTGACCAAATAGGCTGATAATTGAGTGGAAAAAATAGTAGTGAATATTATTTATAGATATGTCTAATTTAATAAAAGCGTGCAACACAAGCACTTGTTTCACTTGTCGTTAAATGACATGATCAAATTTTGAGTATATTATTCCAATGATAGAGTGTTAATTATGATGCCAAATTAGTGTTAAGTGTTAACAATATCCTTCTGTCTATAAGATTTTATGGAATTCAAACATGAATTTGTATTGCAACTCCTGTTTTATAAACTTAAAGGCTTTTACTTAGACTACAATCACCAATCAAAATTGGAATGCACTGTTTTCCTCTtatatgatactccctccgtcccagttttagagtcacattttgtcataaAAATCCGTCCCAGTTTTAAAGTTACATTTAGAATTTTtccatatttggacataaaattttacctcattattcaataaaattacaCCCAAATGCCATTAtctacacaaaaataaaccaaaaaataaaacaaaaactacatttattacacactccacatctcacttcatttattacataATCCACCATCTCACTTCATTAATTACACCCTCTACATATTCCTTAAAATCCGTGCTATAACTAAATGGCACTCCAAATGTGGgagcggagggagtacttactTACATATGAAAATAGTTTAAGTCAGATTAAAAACGGCTACGGAATGACCTAATTATACTGTTTAAATTTGACCAGCATTGTCTATCATATATGCATTTATGTATAGTAATAGTACTAACAtacaattaaatatgaaataaaagtgAGATATAAAACTATAATAATTGTAATAGAAGATCTCATTTCCCGATTTAACCGACTCCTTGAGATTCGCaacttataaataattaaacgtATCATTTGGGCCTTTGTAGCTGAAGCTACCAAAATAGGAAAGGAAATATCTATTAAACTTGAAGATACCAAAAACAGTGTGGATCCACCACCTACTCTAAACTAATAAAGCTACTATTAATTAAACAATCTTGTTATGTATTTGACGCACATCTCATCTTCTACGTCATCTATattaacataaaaatattcTTGAGGCCGTGCATAGCTAGCTGTCTAAAAATATTCTTGAGGCCGTGCATAGCTAGCTGTCTGTTACGAATTTCAGTGCAAGTAAACTTGTCTCGTATCGATTTTGTAAGACGTTTATAGACTATATGAACTCTCTCCGTTGGTATTTCTCAGAGCATCAGTAGTGGCGCGGAATTCtcggcggaattccccgcgtaattcccaaaaacacctcctgccacgtcatacagacttcccactgcactaccacgtcataaggacttcccactacacagtggcggacatcccaaggacttcccgaaggacttcccacaattaaaaaaatcacaaattcacaaattaaacaatttcaggaattaaacaatttacggaattaaaatttcgacacaaatagggaaaaaattctattaaataaaaaaaagaaaagtacatttcaccaaataaaaaaaaacatttcaataattaaaaactacatcaacgacgacccatccgctgccatacttcttcaataatatcgttctggagccgaacatgggcttgtctttggcgcatgtcggcaaatgcaagGACTCAATCgacatcgtcatggggtatccccatgcgtacattggtaggtgggcagcgaggtggtcccggggtattatagttcgacgatggatgggtcgaggtaccgccggcgccaaggccgcttgttcctccctctccgctgattcccgcacacgtgcatgaatcagacgcatcatgtgttcataatgcccaccactaccactaccactaccactaccagccattccggatatataaaagaaatgtagagagagagaaacttgttaaaataaatggtgcgaatgaaatgcagttcaacgagccgtatatatagaaaattttaaaaaatatttaatgcaataaacgggaattccgtgcggacgtccgtgAGAGTCAACGCAATGATGGACATCCGCACGCCAGccgcgacggaattccgcgtaacgccgcggaactgcggtgtcctcggcggaattccgtatccgtgcatatcatgcataatggcggacgtccgtcgcggaattccggcacgccggtcgaaattccgccattgctgatgctctcaTGTTTAATCGTAATAGATACGAATTGTGAGTATGAATACAACACTAAAATATAGTATAACGTAGAATAATACAGATGGAATAGGAGAGGTGTGATAATTACAAGTGATCTGAGAAAAGAAAGGAAGAGGTGGTGGTGGCCCATGCAGCCTTTCTGAGGGCCCCTTCATTTTTGTTAGTTTGTGAGCAGACAAAAGCACTGAAAgcttcttcttctccatctctgcTTTCACACACCTCACCCAATCATACTTCCCCAGAATCTTATAAAGCCACCCCTCTCTCCCATCCCAATACATCCATCATCATCTTGTgatcactttatctcatcttatGTAAAATTCATCTCATTAGGTAAAAAAAGCAAAAGACTTACAATATCTTGATTTGGTGATTCTAATTCATTTTGTTGTGTACCCTAAAATCTTCTCACAAATTACAATATTAGTAAACAATCAATTATCAATGCATAATACTTAATATTGGTTTATACATACAAGCAACATTGATGCCTTGTGTTTTGCAGTGTGAACCCAAAACTAAATTAACagtaatattaaattttaaagggACTAAAAAACTATAAGGTTGATGCAAAAAAGACATAGGATGACGAGGACCACTTTAGTGACTTTTGATCCTCAATAGTTCTCTATACtaatatacacacacatataatatatatatatatatatacacaatacATCTCATTGTTGTCCAACCCTCCAATTTCTCCATCTTCATCCCTTCACAAATTTCTCTCCCCTTCACCaaaaacttacaaaaaaaaattgggaaatACAAATAATTATGGGGCCAATGACACTTCCTCCCGGATTCCGGTTCCATCCAACGGACGAGGAGCTCGTGGCCTACTATCTCGACCGGAAAATCAACGGCGGGACAATCGAGCTCGACGTCATCCCCGAGGTTGATCTCTACAAATGTGAGCCCTGGGATTTACCCGGTAAGTACTAGTAGTTCATATATTAATCAAATCAAGTAATGTTAGTTTCATGATAAATTGtgagaaatataaataattttgattttacagATAAATCATTCTTGCCGAGTAAGGACATGGAGTGGTACTTCTACGGCCCACGGGACAAGAAGTACCCGAACGGGTCACGCACAAATCGCGCGACGCGCTCGGGGTACTGGAAGGCGACCGGGAAAGACCGGACCGTGCACTCACAGAAGCGTGCGGTCGGGATGAAGAAGACATTGGTGTATTACAGAGGAAGGGCGCCACATGGCGTTAGAACTGATTGGGTAATGCACGAGTATCGCCTCACATCCTCCACGTCAactctcaaggtaattaatacGGATACGATGATAATAACACACATTTTAGATCAGATAACGCTAGACTTAATTTACATTTTAGAATTAAATTTTAGGTTAAAATTTTAGTATaatgtcacattttgtcatAAATGTGaactagttaattaattaaagtgcATTCCTTTAATTATAGCCGTTTTCACATTTATATAGGATTCTTATGCACTATGTCGGGTGATGAAGAAAAACATAGTCTCACAAAAGACTAATAATGAAGCAGCCGCGGAGCAagttttatgggacgaaggcgCGACCCCGGAAACATCCCGGGATCAAAATACCTCGTCCGATCTCACACCAGCCGCGGTCGTCTCCAAAGATTCAATGGATCAGATCGGATCAGATGAAGTGAATAGCTCCGTGATGGATCAATTCTATTGCAATGGCACTGAAAGCatatcaaatttcaattttcaggtaaataatacttttaaaatagtagtaataattattgTTGTTACGTTATACTGTTATAGATAGAAGGGTGGTCCCAGGAATGATCCCTTTGATCGATTATAAAAGTGAGAAAAAGTAGAAGAGCTATGAACTAACTCAACATATAAAAGTGGAAAATATCTCCAAAACTGATGAATCAAATCGCTTTTTTCCTTCACCATTTCCCATGACTTCTTTTGACTGACTAAAATGTCTTTCCAAATcgaaataatataaataaaaaatattttaattttaatttttgaatccAAATTgacatataataaaatgtgcAGGATTACACAGGTTTATTCTGTGAATCATGGAATCCATCGGTGGGGATGAACGATTTCCCGGAGATAGATTTTCCGACGGAGTGGAAATCGGGCGGTGAACACGTGGCGGATTCGGATAGGTTCAAGGATTGTCTCAACGGCATTGCAAATCTAGATGAGATTTATGCCTTGTGCTCTACACACGATAGTTATGCACACac is part of the Salvia splendens isolate huo1 unplaced genomic scaffold, SspV2 ctg1097, whole genome shotgun sequence genome and encodes:
- the LOC121788603 gene encoding NAC domain-containing protein 45-like, with protein sequence MGPMTLPPGFRFHPTDEELVAYYLDRKINGGTIELDVIPEVDLYKCEPWDLPDKSFLPSKDMEWYFYGPRDKKYPNGSRTNRATRSGYWKATGKDRTVHSQKRAVGMKKTLVYYRGRAPHGVRTDWVMHEYRLTSSTSTLKDSYALCRVMKKNIVSQKTNNEAAAEQVLWDEGATPETSRDQNTSSDLTPAAVVSKDSMDQIGSDEVNSSVMDQFYCNGTESISNFNFQDYTGLFCESWNPSVGMNDFPEIDFPTEWKSGGEHVADSDRFKDCLNGIANLDEIYALCSTHDSYAHTL